The Pleuronectes platessa chromosome 13, fPlePla1.1, whole genome shotgun sequence genome includes a window with the following:
- the kif2c gene encoding kinesin-like protein KIF2C isoform X1: METSLSRLLVGLSVQISRSDGRVHLATVKSVEAAKSTVMVEWYERKICRGKEVEVSELCELNPEISDHVNTVTNKAADPPALAPEKKYEGRLRSSRIPAPPSSSIPAVTKVEESVASRSQVRQTCMFQVPVPAAAPVPTTQASQEIPETVEPDLPTSFVLTNSVTSHQQRRKKETPSAQSTPFARESVKENYELEKMPPPPVIKGRRKSVAPQELNKGNKRMSCVIKPPEMQTKKGKFGEANRPNQKFFEMIQIFRETLEITPISTTDLIEAHRICVCIRKRPLNKQELNKKEIDVVSVPGNGTVLLHEPKTKVDLTKYLDNQVFHFDYSFDETAANDLVYKLTAKPLVQSIFEGCMATCFAYGQTGSGKTHTMGGDFTGKQQNSAKGVYALAAHDVFAYLNHRRYNNLDVSAYVSFFEIYNGKVYDLLNNKAKLRVMEDDRQQVQVVGLEEVYVNSAEEVIRIIQTGSACRTSGQTSANANSSRSHAILQIVLRRNDRASTLHGKFSLVDLAGNERGTDVSSNDRSTLVETAEINRSLLALKECIRSLGKNSDHIPFRMSTLTKVLRDSFIGEKSRTCMIAMVSPGMSSCEYTMNTLRYADRVKELNGNVKARPAAKAEDPLSSSSDEESVVETGVYDAISKVADLEEKVYVELQRANELVKTMEQTSYNIEAGVPELVDYSQKLLETVLALQATVDQERMTRLGH; this comes from the exons ATGGAGACGAGTCTGTCCAGGCTTCTTGTTGGTTTGTCTGTACAAATCAGCCGGAGTGACG GTCGAGTGCATCTGGCAACGGTGAAATCCGTCGAGGCCGCTAAATCCACGGTGATGGTCGAGTGGTATGAGAGGAAAATCTGCCGAGGGAAGGAG GTCGAAGTGAGCGAGTTGTGTGAACTCAACCCGGAGATCTCGGATCACGTCAACACTGTCACCAACAAAGCTGCTGATCCTCCAGCTCTGGCTCCAGAGAAG AAGTACGAGGGTCGACTGCGCTCGTCCAGGATTCCGGCCCCTCCCTCCT CCTCCATCCCAGCTGTCACCAAGGTTGAAGAGTCAG TTGCCAGTCGGTCTCAAGTCAGGCAGACGTGTATGTTCCAGGTTCCGGTCCCGGCTGCAGCACCAGTCCCAACCACTCAGGCCTCTCAGGAGATCCCGGAGACGGTCGAACCCGATCTCCCCACGTCATTTGTTCTAACAAATTCTG TGACTTCCCATCAGCAGCGTAGGAAGAAGGAGACTCCATCAGCACAATCCACTCCTTTTGCCCGTGAGAGCGTAAAAGAAAACTATGAACTGGAAAAAATGCCTCCTCCACCGGTCATCAAAG GCAGGAGAAAGTCAGTGGCTCCCCAGGAGTTAAACAAAGGCAACAAAAGAATGTCTTGTGTTATAAAGCCCCCTGAAATGCAGACCAAGAAAGGAAAG TTTGGTGAGGCTAATCGACCAAATCAAAAGTTCTTTGAGATGATCCAAATCTTCAGAGAGACCTTGGAAATAACCCCCATATCAACTACTGACCTG ATTGAAGCTCACaggatttgtgtgtgcattcgCAAGAGACCCCTGAACAAGCAAG AGTTGAATAAGAAGGAGATCGATGTGGTGTCTGTACCTGGGAATGGTACAGTCCTGCTCCACGAGCCAAAAACGAAAGTGGACCTCACCAAGTACTTGGACAACCAAGTCTTTCACTTTGACTACTCCTTCGACGAGACCGCCGCCAACGACCTGGTCTACAA GCTCACTGCCAAACCTCTGGTGCAGTCCATTTTCGAAGGTTGCATGGCAACATGTTTTGCCTACGGCCAGACAGGAAGTGGGAAAACCCAT ACCATGGGAGGTGATTTCACAGGGAAGCAGCAGAACAGTGCCAAAGGGGTCTACGCCTTGGCAG CCCACGACGTTTTCGCCTATCTCAACCACAGGAGGTACAATAACCTGGATGTCTCTGCCTACGTCAGCTTCTTTGAGATTTACAATggcaaa GTGTATGACCTGCTGAACAATAAGGCAAAGCTCCGAGTTATGGAAGATGACCGACAGCAGGTTCAGGTTGTGGGCCTTGAGGAGGTCTACGTGAACTCGGCAGAAGAAGTCATCAGGATTATACAGACAGGCAGTGCCTGCAG AACATCAGGCCAGACCTCAGCCAACGCCAACTCATCCCGCTCTCACGCCATCCTCCAGATTGTGCTCCGACGCAACGACCGCGCTTCCACCCTACACGGCAAATTTTCACTGGTTGATTTAGCCGGCAACGAGCGTGGTACAGATGTCAGCAGCAACGACCGCAGCACTTTGGTTGAGACCGCAGAGATCAACCGCAGCCTGCTGGCTCTCAAG GAATGCATCCGTTCACTGGGGAAGAACAGCGATCACATTCCTTTCCGGATGAGCACTTTGACCAAGGTCCTCAGGGACTCCTTCATCGGAGAGAAGTCCAGGACCTGCATG ATTGCCATGGTGTCTCCAGGcatgtcttcatgtgaataCACAATGAACACACTACGCTATGCTGACAG AGTGAAGGAACTGAATGGAAATGTCAAAGCCCGTCCAGCAGCTAAGGCAGAAGATCCTCTTAGCAGCTCCTCGGATGAG GAATCTGTTGTGGAAACCGGTGTCTACGATGCCATATCCAAGGTGGCAGATCTGGAGGAGAAAGTTTATGTGGAACTCCAG AGGGCAAATGAGCTTGTGAAGACAATGGAGCAAACCTCGTACAATATCGAGGCAGGAGTTCCCGAACTAGTGGATTATTCGCAGAAATTATTGG AAACGGTCCTGGCTTTGCAGGCAACTGTGGATCAGGAGAGAATGACTAGGCTGGGTCACTGA
- the kif2c gene encoding kinesin-like protein KIF2C isoform X2 produces the protein METSLSRLLVGLSVQISRSDGRVHLATVKSVEAAKSTVMVEWYERKICRGKEVEVSELCELNPEISDHVNTVTNKAADPPALAPEKKYEGRLRSSRIPAPPSFASRSQVRQTCMFQVPVPAAAPVPTTQASQEIPETVEPDLPTSFVLTNSVTSHQQRRKKETPSAQSTPFARESVKENYELEKMPPPPVIKGRRKSVAPQELNKGNKRMSCVIKPPEMQTKKGKFGEANRPNQKFFEMIQIFRETLEITPISTTDLIEAHRICVCIRKRPLNKQELNKKEIDVVSVPGNGTVLLHEPKTKVDLTKYLDNQVFHFDYSFDETAANDLVYKLTAKPLVQSIFEGCMATCFAYGQTGSGKTHTMGGDFTGKQQNSAKGVYALAAHDVFAYLNHRRYNNLDVSAYVSFFEIYNGKVYDLLNNKAKLRVMEDDRQQVQVVGLEEVYVNSAEEVIRIIQTGSACRTSGQTSANANSSRSHAILQIVLRRNDRASTLHGKFSLVDLAGNERGTDVSSNDRSTLVETAEINRSLLALKECIRSLGKNSDHIPFRMSTLTKVLRDSFIGEKSRTCMIAMVSPGMSSCEYTMNTLRYADRVKELNGNVKARPAAKAEDPLSSSSDEESVVETGVYDAISKVADLEEKVYVELQRANELVKTMEQTSYNIEAGVPELVDYSQKLLETVLALQATVDQERMTRLGH, from the exons ATGGAGACGAGTCTGTCCAGGCTTCTTGTTGGTTTGTCTGTACAAATCAGCCGGAGTGACG GTCGAGTGCATCTGGCAACGGTGAAATCCGTCGAGGCCGCTAAATCCACGGTGATGGTCGAGTGGTATGAGAGGAAAATCTGCCGAGGGAAGGAG GTCGAAGTGAGCGAGTTGTGTGAACTCAACCCGGAGATCTCGGATCACGTCAACACTGTCACCAACAAAGCTGCTGATCCTCCAGCTCTGGCTCCAGAGAAG AAGTACGAGGGTCGACTGCGCTCGTCCAGGATTCCGGCCCCTCCCTCCT TTGCCAGTCGGTCTCAAGTCAGGCAGACGTGTATGTTCCAGGTTCCGGTCCCGGCTGCAGCACCAGTCCCAACCACTCAGGCCTCTCAGGAGATCCCGGAGACGGTCGAACCCGATCTCCCCACGTCATTTGTTCTAACAAATTCTG TGACTTCCCATCAGCAGCGTAGGAAGAAGGAGACTCCATCAGCACAATCCACTCCTTTTGCCCGTGAGAGCGTAAAAGAAAACTATGAACTGGAAAAAATGCCTCCTCCACCGGTCATCAAAG GCAGGAGAAAGTCAGTGGCTCCCCAGGAGTTAAACAAAGGCAACAAAAGAATGTCTTGTGTTATAAAGCCCCCTGAAATGCAGACCAAGAAAGGAAAG TTTGGTGAGGCTAATCGACCAAATCAAAAGTTCTTTGAGATGATCCAAATCTTCAGAGAGACCTTGGAAATAACCCCCATATCAACTACTGACCTG ATTGAAGCTCACaggatttgtgtgtgcattcgCAAGAGACCCCTGAACAAGCAAG AGTTGAATAAGAAGGAGATCGATGTGGTGTCTGTACCTGGGAATGGTACAGTCCTGCTCCACGAGCCAAAAACGAAAGTGGACCTCACCAAGTACTTGGACAACCAAGTCTTTCACTTTGACTACTCCTTCGACGAGACCGCCGCCAACGACCTGGTCTACAA GCTCACTGCCAAACCTCTGGTGCAGTCCATTTTCGAAGGTTGCATGGCAACATGTTTTGCCTACGGCCAGACAGGAAGTGGGAAAACCCAT ACCATGGGAGGTGATTTCACAGGGAAGCAGCAGAACAGTGCCAAAGGGGTCTACGCCTTGGCAG CCCACGACGTTTTCGCCTATCTCAACCACAGGAGGTACAATAACCTGGATGTCTCTGCCTACGTCAGCTTCTTTGAGATTTACAATggcaaa GTGTATGACCTGCTGAACAATAAGGCAAAGCTCCGAGTTATGGAAGATGACCGACAGCAGGTTCAGGTTGTGGGCCTTGAGGAGGTCTACGTGAACTCGGCAGAAGAAGTCATCAGGATTATACAGACAGGCAGTGCCTGCAG AACATCAGGCCAGACCTCAGCCAACGCCAACTCATCCCGCTCTCACGCCATCCTCCAGATTGTGCTCCGACGCAACGACCGCGCTTCCACCCTACACGGCAAATTTTCACTGGTTGATTTAGCCGGCAACGAGCGTGGTACAGATGTCAGCAGCAACGACCGCAGCACTTTGGTTGAGACCGCAGAGATCAACCGCAGCCTGCTGGCTCTCAAG GAATGCATCCGTTCACTGGGGAAGAACAGCGATCACATTCCTTTCCGGATGAGCACTTTGACCAAGGTCCTCAGGGACTCCTTCATCGGAGAGAAGTCCAGGACCTGCATG ATTGCCATGGTGTCTCCAGGcatgtcttcatgtgaataCACAATGAACACACTACGCTATGCTGACAG AGTGAAGGAACTGAATGGAAATGTCAAAGCCCGTCCAGCAGCTAAGGCAGAAGATCCTCTTAGCAGCTCCTCGGATGAG GAATCTGTTGTGGAAACCGGTGTCTACGATGCCATATCCAAGGTGGCAGATCTGGAGGAGAAAGTTTATGTGGAACTCCAG AGGGCAAATGAGCTTGTGAAGACAATGGAGCAAACCTCGTACAATATCGAGGCAGGAGTTCCCGAACTAGTGGATTATTCGCAGAAATTATTGG AAACGGTCCTGGCTTTGCAGGCAACTGTGGATCAGGAGAGAATGACTAGGCTGGGTCACTGA